The genomic DNA tctctctttctctctcatgcAGATATTAATTCTTGCTACTTTCTTCTATTTTAAGTTGAATACTTTCATTTGATCAAGGTTACATGCATGCATCTAATTGACAAATAATTTGTTGTCCATGATGAAAGCATGTTAATTTGTTGTTTATGGTCAAACCTTaaactagctagctagctaggtttCTAACAACCTGATGAGTTATAAATTGATATTATGTGAATTAATAATAGAGAGATGCCCAGAGCCAAAGGCAAGATGGAATCCAAAAGCGGAACAGATTCGAATCCTTGAAGGTATATTCAACTCAGGAATGTTTAACCCGCCACGTGACGAGATTCGAAAGATCCGAATCCAACTCCAAGAATACGGTGAGGTAGGCGACGCCAATGTCTTCTATTGGTTTCAGAACCGGAAATCAAGGTCCAAACACAAACTACGCCACCACAACAACCCTAACCCCTCCACCAAAATCACTTCCCCAGCTTCTATTACCACCAccgcagcagcagcagcagccgcCGCCACCTCTTCACCTACATCTGCCGGACCCATTGGAAATGCTGGGTGGGTTTTTCAGGCATCGCCGAACTATCAACATCCAATAATGGCGCCGTCGCCGGTGCCGGCGTTGGCGCCAGATTTGTATTTTCCGGTACATGAGCAGTTATCATCTACTACTACTGGTTCAAATAATGTTTTGGGGGAGTTTCCTGAGGTAAGCAGTGGCGGTGGTGATATGGTTCAGGTGGCGGTAGGTCATGAGACGGTTAATGTATCTAATTCTTCTCAAAGTTGGTCTGTGATTAATCATGAGAATATTttaggtaatatatatttatttatagtataattaatatagatattGTATTTGATCAATTTGACATGTGTGATATATTTTgcagataataataatatagaagatgaattattattattatatggtgGTGGGGGCGGGGATTTAACGTCGGAAGGGAGTAGTTATAACAAGATAATAGTGTTTATTAACGATGTGGTATTTGAGTTAGCGGCGGTTCCTATAAATGTGAAGGAGGTTTTTGGAGAGGATGCGGTTCTATATCTTTCTACGGGTCAGCCTGTTCTAACGGATCAATGGGGACTCACCACTTTGCAACATGGTTCTTTCTACTATTTGATCCGCAAATTatcatcttcctcttcttctgaTCCTCCACAGTTTCAGTTTTATAATAtggtaattaataattaatatgtttaatttatgtttttgtaatgtaatatttgagatttgattttggttattctaattgtgaattaattaattgcaGATGTAAGGATGGATTGGAAATTTGGAAGAGATATATTACGTACCTACTCAAGTGCGTGTCCGTTCAAATCTCtgaaactattatttattattattattattattattaattatgaatatgGATTAAGAAGAATAAAGAATATTATTCAACTttatgtcaaatatatatatctatgtATAAGAATGATGCAACCTAATTTGCTTGATTATGCTTTAACTacattgtaattttaatatggCCTTTCAAATTCAGAGTTATCTCCTTTGATTTTGTAAAAGTTAAAGTTAATGAgtataatgtaaaatttaaacttattataatatatatatatatatatatatatatatatatatatatatatatatatatatatatatatatatgacttagaatattaaatgaaagatgTTATACGATAATAgaatataaaagaaaagaaaaaaaagtcataCATAATTACATCCATGtattattgtatttataataaaactattatattattatgattttaaatttataataaaactattaaaatattattataattttaaatttacaataatgaTAGtacaatgttaattaataatcataaaaaaatatttttcaataggtTAAAGTAAGTGAGTTGCTGATTTAACTTTCTTGTGACACATACGAAAGAGACTAACCATAATACGATTTTTTTCATGCACGCATCATTTATAAGAATTCTACTGACACATACGAAAGAGACTAAccataatatgatttttttcatGCACGCATCATCTATAAGAATTCTACCATGAATAACGTTttatccaaagaacgagatcttagaTGAAATATATGACTCTCAAagtttttctaacaaaaattatattattttatcttaacgAACAATTTGTAGTAATGCCccatatgaaaaatatgaatgTATTGTCAACGCATAACACGTTGTTCagacaagtatatatatttgtttgtgtcctaccaaaagtaaaattttattatgagACAAACTCTCCATAATGCTTATAACTGTCACATTTATACATATAGCATTGGAAGCATGAGTAACTCATGATATGTCGCAGCTAGACTTTTGACTTGTCGTCCCAAAACTAATTGAAAATCAACTCTATAATGCATCTAGATTGATTTCCTGCCtgctagataatatatatatatatatatatattcttaaatccAAAATTTGCATTCTAAGTCATGCATtagttaaaagaaaaatcaaagaaaacaaAGCTAACAGACTACAGGcttcactaaaaaaaattatgacctACATATATACGTCACAGTAATAAAATTGATGTGTTCTTGAAAGAAGATTTTGCATTTAAtgttctattaattattttgattttgtttagaGGGGATGCTTGAAATCTTGAACATGAAAATTGCTGGACTTTATATATACACACACAAATcatactatatattatatatgctGGTttgtattctatttttttttttaaataaattattgacgAAGGAATCAAATAATATCCAGCGTGTCCTAGGTGTCCTAAACATAGAATACGGTGTGAAATCCTGACCCCAAATATAGAGAAGATGTAAAATTCTCTAGTTTACCATTTTCTCTCTTATGTGATTTTGTGGATAAGGAAGGAATGCATATATTCCCGACATTTTTAAAACAGGAATCTAATATCTAATCAATCTGGCCAGCCAGCCCTCTCCCATTTCAATTCAGGAAGAGGGAGGAGGAAGAAGGGATagactattttatattatacataaGGTATAATATATGGCAAAATACAAAGGGGAAGACGATTATGATTATCTATATAAGGTAGTCCTAATTGGAGATTCTGGCGTAGGAAAATCAAACCTCCTCACCAGATTTACCCGCAATGAATTCAGCATGGACTCTAAATCCACCATTGGTGTCGAATTCGCCACTCGTTGCATTCAAGTCGACGATAAAGTCGTCAAAGCCCAGATTTGGGACACGGCCGGACAAGAAAGGTACTAACTAATtcatcattttctatttttcttatgttaattatatatatatatacctacaTGCAGGTATCGAGCAATCACAAGCGCATACTATCGAGGTGCGGTGGGGGCTCTGCTGGTTTACGACGTGACTCGCCACGTGACATTCGAGAACATAGAGAGATGGTTGAAGGAGCTTCGCGACTATACGGAGAGCAGTGCCGTGGTGATGCTCCTTGGGAACAAAGCAGACCTTCGCCATCTGAGGGCGGTCTCCATTGATGAGGGCAAATGCTTTGCAGAAAAAGAGGGCATATATTTTATGGAGACGTCGGCCCTAGAATCCCTTAATGTGGAAACTGCATACAGTCAAGTCATCACCCAGATCCACCAAGTCATGAGCCGCAAGGCACTCGAAGCAGCGGCCACTGCCCGTAAAGACCTTCCTAAAGGACAAACAATCAACATGGGAGGCAAGGATGACGTCTCGGACGTCAAGAAAGGCGCTTGTTGCACCTCTTGAACttgtatacaaaaaaaataagagcATCTATTTTGATAGCAATTTCTAGAAAATCCAGAAATTAGTTTGTTTCAAATAAGATCAGCCAAAGGTTCTAAACATTATTGTCTTACATGAACAATATGACTTCAATTACAGTCAGTTACTTTCTACCTTCAGTTTTCTTCTGTTCTTTAGCTGCA from Impatiens glandulifera chromosome 9, dImpGla2.1, whole genome shotgun sequence includes the following:
- the LOC124916358 gene encoding WUSCHEL-related homeobox 8-like, with amino-acid sequence MASSNKHWPSMFKSKPSSNHQNQYQLQNHHDQTVSSTERCPEPKARWNPKAEQIRILEGIFNSGMFNPPRDEIRKIRIQLQEYGEVGDANVFYWFQNRKSRSKHKLRHHNNPNPSTKITSPASITTTAAAAAAAATSSPTSAGPIGNAGWVFQASPNYQHPIMAPSPVPALAPDLYFPVHEQLSSTTTGSNNVLGEFPEVSSGGGDMVQVAVGHETVNVSNSSQNNNNIEDELLLLYGGGGGDLTSEGSSYNKIIVFINDVVFELAAVPINVKEVFGEDAVLYLSTGQPVLTDQWGLTTLQHGSFYYLIRKLSSSSSSDPPQFQFYNMM
- the LOC124916628 gene encoding ras-related protein RABA1g-like yields the protein MAKYKGEDDYDYLYKVVLIGDSGVGKSNLLTRFTRNEFSMDSKSTIGVEFATRCIQVDDKVVKAQIWDTAGQERYRAITSAYYRGAVGALLVYDVTRHVTFENIERWLKELRDYTESSAVVMLLGNKADLRHLRAVSIDEGKCFAEKEGIYFMETSALESLNVETAYSQVITQIHQVMSRKALEAAATARKDLPKGQTINMGGKDDVSDVKKGACCTS